Below is a window of Streptomyces spongiicola DNA.
CCAACCCCGGGCACACCTCCTGCCACCTCCCGGGCACGTCGCGCGCGACGCCGGGCGGAGCCGCCCCTTCCGGGCTCGTTCCCGGAAGCGCAGCGCCGGTGCGATTGGGCCGGATGGCGACCGTCCCCTATCCTGATTTTGTGCCGCCACTAAACAAACTTGCTCCTTCCCGCTCCCTCGCCCGGCTCCGGATCGCGCTCACCGTCTTCTTCGCCCTCGACGGCTTCCTCTTCGCCGGCTGGGTCGTCCGCATCCCGGCCATCAAGGAGCAGACCGGGGCCTCGGCCGGCGACCTCGGTCTCGCACTCCTCGGCGTGTCCGCCGGGGCCGTGGTGACGATGACGCTCACCGGACGCCTCTGCGGGCGCTTCGGCAGCCGTCCGCTGACCGTCGCGGCCGCGGTCCTGCTCTCCCTCGGCATCGCACTGCCGGCGCAGACGCACTCCCCGCTGTCCCTGGGCCTGGTACTGCTGGTGTTCGGTGCCGCCTACGGCGGGATCAACGTGGCCATGAACAGCGCCGCGGTGGACCTGGTCGTCGCGCTGCGACGGCCCGTCATGCCCGGCTTCCACGCGGCCTTCAGCCTGGGAGGCATGATCGGGGCCGGCCTCGGCGGACTGCTGGCCACCGGGCTCTCCCCGGCCTCGCACCTGCTCGTCCTCACGGTGACCGGTCTCGTCGTCACCGCCGCAGCCGGACCGGTCCTCCTGCGGGCCCCCTCTCCGCCCGTCGACGGCGGGACCGGCCGCGCCGCAGCCCGCGAAGGACACGGCGGCGAACGGACCGCGCGCCCCGGCGGCGGACGCGAAGACGACCGGGCCGGTCTGTCCGGCCGTACGCGCCGGCTCGTCGTGGTCTTCGGCGTCATCGCCCTGTGCACCGCCTACGGCGAGGGAGCACTCGCCGACTGGGGAGCGCTGCACCTGGAGCAGGACCTGGGGGCGCACCCGGGCGTCGCGGCGGCCGGCTACTCGCTGTTCGCGCTGGCGATGACCGCCGGACGGCTCTCCGGCACGACCATGCTGGAACGGCTCGGGCAGACCCGGACCCTGGTCGCGGGCGGGGCGACCGCAGCCGCCGGCATGCTGCTCGGCTCACTGGCACCGACGGTCTGGCTCGCTCTGCTGGGCTTCGCCGTGA
It encodes the following:
- a CDS encoding MFS transporter, coding for MPPLNKLAPSRSLARLRIALTVFFALDGFLFAGWVVRIPAIKEQTGASAGDLGLALLGVSAGAVVTMTLTGRLCGRFGSRPLTVAAAVLLSLGIALPAQTHSPLSLGLVLLVFGAAYGGINVAMNSAAVDLVVALRRPVMPGFHAAFSLGGMIGAGLGGLLATGLSPASHLLVLTVTGLVVTAAAGPVLLRAPSPPVDGGTGRAAAREGHGGERTARPGGGREDDRAGLSGRTRRLVVVFGVIALCTAYGEGALADWGALHLEQDLGAHPGVAAAGYSLFALAMTAGRLSGTTMLERLGQTRTLVAGGATAAAGMLLGSLAPTVWLALLGFAVTGLGLANIFPVAVARAGALAGPRGVATASTLGYGGMLLGPPVIGFLADWFSLPVALTTVAALAAVAAVIGYTARGTADGGTADGGTAEARAGGRRAPAGATRDERCRAEPR